The following are encoded together in the Acanthochromis polyacanthus isolate Apoly-LR-REF ecotype Palm Island chromosome 14, KAUST_Apoly_ChrSc, whole genome shotgun sequence genome:
- the pou1f1 gene encoding pituitary-specific positive transcription factor 1: MACQAFGADSFTSLTGDSPLPILMHHGSTSDCLPTTSHAHSMVSAVSSGLSLGQTSKRPHMHLSPSSLSNALGNAPPSLHYPVTPCHYSNQQATYGMMAAQEMLSASISQTRILQTCGVPHPNMVSGANPLQGSLTPCLYKFPDHGLSSGSCALSHGFSSLPSALLTTDEAPGGPSAEMKSDAHRKNMRDPEDAPTMDSPQIRELEMFANDFKIRRIKLGYTQTNVGEALAAVHGSEFSQTTICRFENLQLSFKNACKLKAILAKWLDEAELAGALYNDKIGMNERKRKRRTTISLGAKEALERSFVEKSKPSSQEIARIAKGLHLEKEVVRVWFCNRRQREKRVKTSLNLSSCLTKISPNCIAQMNKSQRPMT, translated from the exons ATGGCATGTCAGGCGTTTGGTGCTGACTCTTTCACCTCACTGACAGGAGATTCGCCTTTGCCAATTCTCATGCACCATGGCTCCACCAGTGACTGCCTGCCAACCACCTCCCACGCTCACAGCATGGTCTCTGCAG TATCATCTGGCCTGTCCCTGGGTCAGACCTCCAAGCGTCCCCACATGCATCTGTCCCCTTCCTCACTCAGCAACGCCCTTGGCAACGCCCCCCCGAGCCTACATTACCCAGTCACCCCCTGTCACTACAGCAACCAGCAGGCCACCTATGGCATGATGGCAG cacaggAGATGCTCTCTGCCAGCATCTCTCAGACTCGTATCCTGCAGACCTGTGGCGTCCCTCACCCCAACATGGTGAGTGGTGCAAACCCACTGCAAG GGTCTCTCACGCCTTGCTTGTACAAGTTTCCAGATCATGGATTAAGTAGTGGTTCTTGTGCGTTAAGCCACGGTTTCTCGTCATTGCCCTCGGCCCTCCTAACAACTGATGAGGCCCCTGGGGGCCCCAGCGCAGAGATGAAAAGTGACGCCCATAGGAAGAACATGCGGGACCCAGAGGATGCCCCGACCATGGATTCCCCACAGATACGAGAGCTCGAGATGTTTGCAAACGACTTCAAAATCCGGAGGATCAAACTCG gcTACACTCAGACAAATGTAGGCGAGGCTCTTGCTGCGGTGCACGGCTCAGAGTTCAGCCAGACCACGATCTGCCGCTTTGAAAATTTGCAGCTGAGCTTTAAGAACGCCTGCAAACTCAAGGCCATTCTGGCTAAATGGCTTGACGAGGCTGAGCTGGCTGGTG CCTTGTACAATGATAAAATAGGAATGAATGAGCGGAAGAGAAAACGGAGAACAACCATCAG CCTCGGAGCTAAGGAGGCCCTGGAGCGCAGCTTTGTGGAGAAAAGTAAGCCGTCCTCTCAGGAAATAGCCCGGATCGCCAAAGGCCTCCATCTTGAGAAGGAGGTGGTCAGAGTCTGGTTCTGCAACAGACGCCAAAGGGAGAAACGTGTCAAAACAAGCCTCAATCTCAGCTCCTGTTTGACCAAAATCAGCCCAAACTGCATAGCGCAGATGAATAAATCACAAAGACCTATGACATAA